The following proteins are co-located in the Pseudomonas synxantha genome:
- a CDS encoding glutathione S-transferase N-terminal domain-containing protein codes for MNALAAFPINSKWPAQHPERLQLYSLPTPNGVKVSIMLEELGLPYEAHKVSFDTHDQLSPEFLSLNPNNKIPAIIDPNGPGGQPLALFESGAILIYLAEKTSQLLSEDPATRYETLQWLMFQMAGIGPMFGQLGFFNKFAGKAYEDKRPRDRYAAESRRLLQVLEKRLLGRTWIMGDDYSIADIATFPWIRNLIGFYESGDLVGIADFPNVLRALDGFVARPAVIRGLNIPS; via the coding sequence ATGAATGCACTTGCCGCTTTCCCGATCAACAGTAAATGGCCCGCCCAGCATCCGGAACGTTTGCAGCTGTATTCGTTACCCACGCCCAACGGCGTCAAGGTGTCGATCATGCTCGAAGAACTGGGCCTGCCCTATGAGGCGCACAAGGTCAGTTTCGACACCCATGACCAGCTGTCCCCCGAGTTCCTGTCCCTGAACCCCAACAACAAGATCCCCGCGATCATTGACCCCAATGGCCCGGGTGGGCAGCCGCTGGCGTTGTTCGAGTCCGGCGCAATCCTGATCTACCTGGCGGAAAAAACCAGCCAGTTGCTCTCCGAAGACCCGGCCACCCGTTATGAAACCCTGCAATGGCTGATGTTCCAGATGGCCGGGATCGGCCCGATGTTTGGCCAGCTAGGCTTCTTCAACAAGTTCGCCGGCAAGGCTTATGAAGACAAGCGCCCGCGGGACCGTTACGCCGCCGAATCCCGGCGCTTGCTGCAAGTATTGGAAAAACGCCTGTTGGGCCGCACCTGGATCATGGGTGACGACTACAGCATCGCCGACATCGCCACCTTCCCCTGGATCCGCAACCTGATCGGCTTCTATGAGTCCGGCGACCTGGTGGGCATCGCTGATTTCCCTAACGTACTGCGCGCGTTGGACGGCTTCGTCGCACGT